From Cinclus cinclus chromosome 2, bCinCin1.1, whole genome shotgun sequence, one genomic window encodes:
- the CLDN14 gene encoding claudin-14 — protein MASWALELLGFSLSFLGFIGTLTTTILPHWWRSAHVGSNIITAVAYVKGLWMECVWHSTGVYQCQLHRSQLALPADLRAARAMMVVSCLLATLAAGAAVVGMRCTRCAEGSPAKASMAGAGGVGFAAAGLLCLVPVSWSTSDVVMDFYNPALPAGVKYEIGQALYLGFVSSALTILGGALLCTSCFGNRAPFRPHSGEPPSSRPPSASKGNHAPSLTSASHGGYRLSDYV, from the coding sequence ATGGCCAGCTGGGCCTTGGAGCTGCTCGGCTTCTCCCTGAGCTTTCTGGGCTTCATTGGGACATTAACTACCACCATCCTGCCGCACTGGTGGCGCTCGGCGCACGTGGGCTCCAACATCATCACGGCCGTGGCCTACGTGAAGGGGCTGTGGATGGAGTGCGTGTGGCACAGCACCGGCGTCTACCAGTGCCAGCTGCACCGCTCCCAGCTGGCGCTGCCCGCCGACCTGCGCGCCGCCCGGGCCATGATGGTCGTCTCCTGCCTGCTGGCCACGCTGGCGGCCGGCGCGGCCGTGGTCGGCATGAGGTGCACGCGCTGCGCCGAGGGCAGCCCCGCCAAGGCCTCCATGGCGGGCGCCGGAGGCGTCGGATTCGCGGCGGCCGGGCTGCTCTGCCTGGTGCCGGTGTCGTGGAGCACCAGCGATGTCGTGATGGATTTCTACAACCCCGCGCTTCCCGCTGGGGTGAAGTATGAGATTGGGCAGGCTCTTTATTTGGGGTTTGTCTCCTCGGCCTTGACCATCCTGGGTGGGGCCCTGCTGTGCACGTCGTGCTTTGGGAACCGGGCGCCTTTCCGGCCGCATTCCGGAGAGCCTCCATCCTCCAGGCCACCGAGTGCATCCAAAGGCAACCACGCTCCTTCCCTGACATCCGCGAGCCACGGCGGCTACAGGCTGAGCGACTACGTGTGA